A window of the Isosphaera pallida ATCC 43644 genome harbors these coding sequences:
- the lpdA gene encoding dihydrolipoyl dehydrogenase — translation MSQSSPSTATGGRYDLIVIGGGPGGYVAAIRAAQLGLKVACVEKRSTLGGTCLNIGCIPSKALLDSSELYHLAHHRFQRHGIKFANVELDLGAMMGRKDEVVTQLTRGIEGLFKKNKVAWLHGFGRLASPTTVAVKAADGVETFHEAGHILLATGSEPTELPFLKFDGHTVVSSTEALAFDRVPDHLVIVGGGYIGLELGSVWKRLGSKVTVLEFLPRIVPFADHEIADHLLRSLKKLGLEFHLETKVTGALISNGANANGSGVPPAAVVLAESKSGEKLEFPCDKVLVSVGRRPYLDGLGLAEIGVEYDPKSGKVKTDSHFRTNIPTISALGDLIDGPMLAHKAEEEGVAFAELLAGKPGHINYDTIPAVIYTWPEMASVGINEQQARERGYDLAIGKFPFTANGRAKAMDETEGLVKIIADAKTDRVLGVHIIGPRASDMIAEAVAVMEFGGTAEDIARTCHAHPTLSEAFKEAALAVDRRAIHI, via the coding sequence ATGTCTCAATCATCACCCTCGACGGCGACGGGCGGCCGTTACGATCTCATCGTCATCGGCGGCGGTCCCGGCGGCTATGTAGCGGCGATCCGCGCGGCGCAACTTGGTCTCAAGGTGGCCTGCGTCGAAAAGCGATCGACCTTGGGCGGCACCTGTTTGAATATCGGCTGTATCCCCAGCAAGGCACTACTGGATTCCAGCGAACTGTACCACCTCGCCCACCACCGATTCCAGCGTCATGGGATCAAGTTCGCCAACGTCGAACTCGACCTGGGCGCGATGATGGGCCGCAAGGACGAGGTGGTGACCCAACTGACCCGTGGTATCGAAGGCTTGTTCAAGAAGAACAAAGTCGCATGGCTGCATGGCTTCGGACGGCTGGCCTCGCCCACCACGGTGGCCGTCAAAGCTGCGGACGGAGTGGAAACGTTCCACGAGGCCGGGCACATCCTGCTGGCCACCGGCAGCGAACCAACCGAACTGCCATTCCTTAAGTTCGACGGCCACACGGTGGTGAGTTCCACCGAGGCGTTAGCGTTCGACCGCGTGCCGGACCACCTGGTGATCGTTGGCGGCGGCTACATCGGTCTGGAACTGGGCTCGGTGTGGAAGCGTCTGGGATCCAAAGTCACCGTGTTGGAATTTTTGCCTCGGATTGTCCCGTTCGCCGATCACGAGATTGCCGATCATCTGCTCCGCAGCCTCAAGAAGCTCGGCCTGGAATTTCACTTGGAAACCAAGGTCACCGGCGCATTGATCTCCAACGGAGCCAACGCCAATGGGTCGGGCGTCCCCCCCGCAGCGGTGGTGTTGGCCGAATCCAAGAGCGGCGAAAAGCTGGAGTTCCCTTGCGACAAGGTGTTGGTCTCGGTGGGACGGCGGCCTTATCTCGACGGGTTGGGGTTGGCTGAGATCGGTGTCGAATACGACCCCAAATCCGGCAAGGTCAAAACCGATTCCCATTTCCGAACCAACATCCCCACCATCTCGGCGCTGGGCGATCTGATCGACGGGCCAATGCTGGCCCACAAGGCCGAAGAGGAGGGAGTGGCGTTCGCCGAGTTGCTAGCAGGCAAGCCGGGCCACATCAATTACGACACGATTCCCGCCGTGATCTATACCTGGCCCGAAATGGCCAGCGTGGGGATCAACGAACAGCAAGCCCGCGAACGAGGCTACGACCTGGCGATCGGCAAATTCCCCTTCACCGCCAACGGCCGCGCCAAAGCGATGGATGAAACCGAGGGGTTGGTCAAGATCATCGCCGACGCCAAAACCGACCGGGTTCTCGGGGTTCATATCATCGGCCCCCGCGCCTCGGACATGATTGCCGAAGCGGTGGCGGTCATGGAATTCGGCGGCACCGCCGAGGACATCGCTCGCACCTGTCATGCCCACCCCACCCTCTCCGAAGCATTCAAGGAGGCGGCGCTGGCGGTCGATCGTCGCGCGATTCACATCTGA